In Bacteroides coprosuis DSM 18011, the following are encoded in one genomic region:
- a CDS encoding ATPase associated with various cellular activities AAA_3 (COGs: COG0714 MoxR-like ATPase~InterPro IPR011703~KEGG: bfs:BF2504 putative magnesium chelatase~PFAM: ATPase, AAA-3~SPTR: Magnesium chelatase subunit I;~IMG reference gene:2504107274~PFAM: ATPase family associated with various cellular activities (AAA)): MAEPIDIRELNERIEKQSAFITNLTAGMDQVIVGQKHLVESLLIGLLSDGHVLLEGVPGLAKTLAIKTLASLIDSKYSRVQFTPDLLPADVIGTMVYSQKDENFQVKKGPIFANFVLADEINRAPAKVQSALLEAMQERQVTIGKETFPLPKPFLVLATQNPIEQEGTYPLPEAQVDRFMLKVVIDYPKQEEEREIIRGHISGKSQEVRSIVKAEDIVEARKVVQQVYIDEKIEHYIVDIVFASRYPEQYGLKELKDYIEFGGSPRASINLALAARTYAFIKRRGYVVPEDVRAVAHDVLRHRIGLSYEAEANNVTSDEIVSQILNKVEVP; this comes from the coding sequence ATGGCTGAACCAATAGATATTCGTGAATTAAACGAAAGGATTGAAAAGCAAAGTGCTTTTATTACCAACCTTACTGCGGGAATGGACCAGGTTATTGTTGGTCAAAAACACTTAGTTGAGTCTTTACTCATAGGGCTATTATCTGACGGACACGTCTTATTAGAAGGTGTTCCTGGTCTAGCAAAGACTTTGGCTATTAAAACACTAGCATCCCTGATTGACTCTAAATATTCAAGGGTACAATTTACACCAGACCTTTTACCAGCCGACGTAATTGGTACTATGGTATACAGTCAAAAAGATGAGAACTTCCAAGTAAAAAAAGGGCCTATCTTCGCAAACTTTGTTTTGGCAGATGAAATAAACCGTGCCCCAGCAAAAGTTCAAAGTGCCTTACTGGAAGCCATGCAAGAACGCCAAGTGACAATTGGTAAGGAAACTTTCCCTCTTCCAAAACCTTTCTTGGTTCTAGCTACCCAAAACCCGATTGAACAAGAAGGTACTTATCCTCTTCCTGAAGCGCAAGTTGACCGTTTCATGCTGAAGGTAGTCATCGATTATCCTAAACAAGAAGAAGAAAGAGAAATCATTAGAGGGCATATCTCGGGCAAAAGTCAAGAAGTCAGATCTATCGTAAAAGCAGAAGATATTGTTGAAGCTCGTAAAGTAGTTCAACAAGTATATATTGATGAAAAAATTGAACACTATATTGTAGATATCGTTTTTGCATCTCGTTATCCAGAGCAATATGGCTTAAAAGAATTGAAAGACTACATTGAATTTGGTGGATCACCTCGTGCTTCAATCAACTTAGCACTTGCTGCACGTACTTATGCTTTCATTAAGCGTAGAGGATACGTAGTTCCTGAGGATGTTCGTGCCGTTGCACATGATGTTCTTCGTCACCGTATTGGCTTAAGCTATGAGGCTGAAGCAAACAATGTAACTTCTGATGAAATTGTAAGCCAAATCTTGAATAAGGTAGAAGTTCCTTGA
- a CDS encoding tRNA (guanine-N(1)-)-methyltransferase (COGs: COG0336 tRNA-(guanine-N1)-methyltransferase~HAMAP: tRNA (guanine-N1-)-methyltransferase, bacteria~InterPro IPR002649:IPR016009~KEGG: bth:BT_0893 tRNA (guanine-N(1)-)-methyltransferase~PFAM: tRNA (guanine-N1-)-methyltransferase~PRIAM: tRNA (guanine-N(1)-)-methyltransferase~SPTR: tRNA (guanine-N(1)-)-methyltransferase;~TIGRFAM: tRNA (guanine-N1-)-methyltransferase, bacteria~IMG reference gene:2504107277~PFAM: tRNA (Guanine-1)-methyltransferase~TIGRFAM: tRNA (guanine-N1)-methyltransferase), giving the protein MRIDIITVLPEMIEGFFNCSIMKRAKDKGLAEVHIHNLRDYTEDKHRRVDDYPYGGFAGMVMMVQPIESCINALKSEREYDEVIFVTPDGEQFDQPMANQLSLAKNIIILCGHFKGIDYRIREHLITKEVSVGDFVLTGGELPAAVMADAIIRIIPGVISDEQSALSDSFQDNLLAAPVYTRPADYKGWKVPDVLLSGHEAKIKEWELKMSLERTQRLRPDLLEDK; this is encoded by the coding sequence ATGCGAATAGATATCATAACAGTATTGCCCGAGATGATTGAGGGCTTTTTTAATTGTTCTATTATGAAACGGGCTAAGGATAAGGGCTTGGCAGAAGTTCATATTCATAATTTACGGGATTATACCGAAGATAAACACCGCCGTGTAGATGATTATCCTTATGGAGGATTTGCAGGTATGGTCATGATGGTACAGCCCATAGAGAGCTGTATTAATGCACTTAAGTCTGAAAGAGAGTACGATGAAGTTATATTCGTGACACCCGATGGAGAACAATTTGACCAACCTATGGCAAATCAATTATCTCTTGCTAAAAATATAATTATTCTTTGTGGGCATTTTAAAGGAATTGATTATCGCATTAGAGAGCATTTAATCACAAAAGAAGTAAGTGTTGGGGACTTCGTTCTTACAGGGGGCGAACTTCCAGCTGCGGTGATGGCAGATGCTATTATTCGCATAATTCCTGGAGTTATATCCGATGAACAATCAGCTTTGTCTGATTCTTTTCAAGATAATCTTTTAGCTGCTCCAGTTTATACCCGACCAGCAGATTATAAAGGCTGGAAAGTTCCTGATGTCTTACTCTCTGGTCATGAAGCCAAGATTAAAGAATGGGAACTTAAAATGTCGTTGGAAAGAACACAGCGACTTCGTCCCGATTTATTGGAAGACAAATAA
- a CDS encoding von Willebrand factor type A (InterPro IPR002035~KEGG: bfr:BF2418 hypothetical protein~PFAM: von Willebrand factor, type A~SMART: von Willebrand factor, type A~SPTR: BatB;~IMG reference gene:2504107270~PFAM: von Willebrand factor type A domain), with translation MFRFQEPAYLYLLLLLPILAILFFYSIYKRRKAIKEFGDPDLIADLMPTVSAFRPSFKFWVLFACIGFFSILLARPQFGTKLETVEKQGIEVMIALDISNSMLAQDVSPSRLAKSKLLISKLVDELHNDKVGLILFAGDAFTQLPITNDFVSAKMFLSSISPNLIERQGTSIGKAVDLATRSFTSQEGVGRTIILITDGEDHEPGALEAVKRAVDAGIQVNVMGVGSPDGAPIPVTERNGSEYRKDNEGNVVVTKLNEEMAQEIAKAGNGLYVRVDNTNAAQKAITSEINKLTKTNIESKVYKEYDEQFNVIAWVIFLLLITELLIINKRNPLFKNLNKLFK, from the coding sequence ATGTTTCGATTTCAAGAACCCGCATATTTATATTTACTCTTGCTGCTGCCTATATTGGCTATACTCTTCTTTTATAGCATTTACAAAAGAAGAAAAGCAATTAAAGAGTTCGGAGATCCCGATCTTATTGCCGACTTGATGCCGACAGTATCTGCTTTTAGACCCTCCTTTAAGTTTTGGGTGCTTTTTGCATGTATCGGATTCTTCTCTATATTATTAGCACGTCCTCAATTCGGTACAAAGCTTGAAACTGTTGAGAAACAAGGGATTGAGGTAATGATTGCTTTAGATATATCAAACTCTATGTTGGCTCAGGATGTTTCACCTAGTCGCTTGGCTAAATCCAAATTACTTATTTCTAAGTTAGTCGATGAGCTACACAACGATAAGGTAGGTTTAATCCTATTTGCTGGAGATGCTTTTACACAGCTACCAATCACTAATGATTTTGTATCTGCTAAAATGTTTCTCTCTAGTATCTCACCCAATTTAATTGAACGTCAAGGAACATCTATTGGTAAAGCAGTAGATTTAGCTACTCGTAGCTTTACTTCACAAGAAGGCGTAGGAAGAACTATCATTTTGATTACCGATGGTGAAGATCATGAACCAGGAGCATTAGAAGCTGTGAAGAGAGCTGTCGATGCTGGTATTCAAGTTAATGTAATGGGTGTGGGTTCTCCTGATGGAGCTCCAATCCCTGTAACAGAACGGAATGGCAGTGAATACAGAAAGGACAATGAAGGTAATGTTGTTGTTACTAAGCTGAACGAGGAAATGGCTCAAGAGATAGCAAAAGCAGGAAATGGCTTGTACGTGCGTGTTGACAATACAAATGCTGCTCAGAAAGCGATTACTAGTGAAATAAACAAGCTTACAAAAACAAATATAGAGAGTAAAGTGTATAAGGAATATGATGAGCAATTTAATGTAATTGCTTGGGTGATATTCCTTTTACTTATTACGGAGTTGCTAATTATAAATAAACGCAACCCATTGTTTAAGAACTTAAATAAATTATTCAAATAA
- a CDS encoding DNA ligase (COGs: COG0272 NAD-dependent DNA ligase (contains BRCT domain type II)~HAMAP: NAD-dependent DNA ligase~InterProIPR001679:IPR013839:IPR004150:IPR004149:IPR 001357:IPR013840:IPR003583~KEGG: bth:BT_0894 DNA ligase~PFAM: NAD-dependent DNA ligase, adenylation; NAD-dependent DNA ligase, OB-fold; Zinc-finger, NAD-dependent DNA ligase C4-type; BRCT~PRIAM: DNA ligase (NAD(+))~SMART: NAD-dependent DNA ligase, N-terminal; Helix-hairpin-helix DNA-binding motif, class 1; BRCT~SPTR: DNA ligase, NAD-dependent;~TIGRFAM: NAD-dependent DNA ligase~IMG reference gene:2504107276~PFAM: NAD-dependent DNA ligase OB-fold domain; NAD-dependent DNA ligase adenylation domain; BRCA1 C Terminus (BRCT) domain; NAD-dependent DNA ligase C4 zinc finger domain~TIGRFAM: DNA ligase, NAD-dependent) has product MTAKDRIDELRKYLHQQNYKYYILNQPEISDKEFDDLLKELQDLEKKNPQYDDPNSPTHRIGSDIDKRFTQKEHKYPMLSLANTYSETEVAEFYERVKKALGSQPFELCCELKFDGTSISLTYQHGKLVEAVTRGDGTRGDMVTDNVKTIRTIPLVLNGDNYPDEFEIRGEILMPWVVFEELNAEKEAREEPLFANPRNAASGTLKLQNSSVVASRKLDAYLYYLLGENLPYDGHYENLEEASKWGFKISSEMRKCKTLQEVYDFIRYWDTARKDLPVATDGIVIKVNSIAQQEGLGYTAKSPRWAIAYKFQAEEARTRLNEVTYQVGRTGAITPVANLDAVQLSGTVVRRASLHNEDIIRGLDLHIGDMVYVEKGGEIIPKITAVDTDARDEHLGPKVEFIKKCPECGTDLVRYEGEAAHYCPNETGCPTQIKGRIVHFISRRAMNIDGLGPETVDLFYREGLLHNAADLYQLTKEQILGLERMGDTSANNIIKGIEESKKVPFARALFALGIRFVGETVAKKLAKAFKNIGDLAKASQEELISIDEIGEKIAESIINYFSKEENRIMVQQLVEYGVQLHQNEEEVANQTNKLEGAAIVISGVFKIHSRNEYKALIEQNGGRNVGSISSKTDYVLAGENMGPAKLEKAEKLGIKIISEEEFLLLIG; this is encoded by the coding sequence ATGACTGCAAAAGATAGAATTGATGAGTTACGTAAGTATCTTCATCAACAAAACTATAAATACTATATACTTAACCAGCCAGAAATTAGTGATAAAGAATTTGATGATCTACTGAAGGAATTACAAGATTTAGAGAAAAAGAATCCACAATATGATGATCCCAATTCGCCAACACACCGAATAGGTAGTGATATAGACAAGCGTTTTACTCAAAAAGAACACAAATATCCAATGCTCTCATTGGCTAATACTTATTCTGAAACAGAGGTTGCCGAATTTTATGAACGTGTAAAGAAAGCCTTGGGTAGTCAGCCTTTTGAACTTTGCTGTGAGTTAAAATTTGATGGAACATCTATTTCATTGACTTACCAACACGGTAAATTAGTAGAAGCCGTAACACGTGGCGATGGTACACGAGGTGACATGGTTACTGACAACGTAAAAACAATACGTACTATCCCTCTTGTTCTCAATGGAGATAATTATCCTGATGAATTTGAAATTCGTGGAGAGATATTAATGCCTTGGGTTGTTTTTGAAGAGTTGAATGCAGAAAAAGAAGCTCGTGAAGAACCCTTATTTGCAAATCCTAGGAATGCAGCATCAGGTACACTTAAACTTCAAAACTCATCTGTTGTAGCTAGTCGTAAGCTAGATGCTTATTTGTATTATTTGTTGGGAGAAAATTTACCATATGATGGTCATTATGAAAACTTGGAAGAAGCATCAAAATGGGGCTTCAAAATTTCTAGCGAGATGCGTAAGTGCAAAACGCTTCAAGAAGTATATGATTTTATCAGATATTGGGATACGGCTCGAAAAGACTTGCCAGTTGCCACCGATGGAATTGTAATTAAAGTGAATAGCATTGCACAGCAAGAAGGTTTGGGTTATACTGCAAAATCTCCTCGTTGGGCTATTGCGTATAAATTCCAAGCAGAAGAAGCACGTACACGCTTGAATGAAGTAACCTATCAGGTAGGAAGAACAGGCGCAATTACTCCTGTGGCCAATTTAGATGCAGTCCAACTTTCGGGTACTGTGGTAAGAAGGGCATCATTGCACAACGAAGATATAATCCGAGGACTGGATTTACACATTGGCGATATGGTTTATGTGGAAAAAGGCGGAGAAATTATTCCTAAAATTACTGCAGTCGATACAGATGCTCGCGATGAACATCTAGGGCCCAAGGTAGAATTTATCAAAAAATGTCCAGAATGTGGCACCGATTTAGTACGTTACGAGGGTGAAGCTGCGCATTATTGCCCTAATGAAACAGGATGTCCAACTCAAATCAAAGGTAGAATAGTACATTTTATCAGTCGCAGAGCTATGAATATTGATGGACTAGGACCAGAAACAGTCGATCTATTCTATCGAGAAGGACTACTTCATAATGCTGCAGACCTTTATCAGCTTACTAAAGAACAGATTTTAGGATTAGAGCGTATGGGCGACACTTCAGCCAATAATATCATTAAAGGAATTGAAGAAAGTAAAAAAGTACCATTTGCTCGTGCATTATTTGCTCTAGGTATTCGTTTCGTAGGTGAAACTGTTGCTAAAAAACTAGCAAAGGCCTTCAAGAATATAGGCGACTTAGCTAAGGCTTCTCAGGAAGAATTGATAAGTATTGATGAAATTGGTGAAAAAATAGCTGAAAGCATTATCAACTACTTTTCGAAGGAAGAAAATAGAATTATGGTGCAGCAGTTGGTAGAATATGGCGTACAACTTCACCAAAATGAAGAAGAAGTAGCCAATCAAACGAACAAATTAGAGGGTGCTGCCATTGTAATTAGTGGTGTCTTTAAAATTCACTCTAGAAATGAATATAAAGCCCTTATCGAACAAAACGGAGGGCGAAATGTAGGAAGTATCTCCTCAAAGACCGATTACGTCTTGGCAGGAGAGAATATGGGACCAGCAAAACTCGAAAAAGCTGAAAAGCTTGGAATTAAAATTATTTCCGAAGAAGAGTTTTTGCTTCTAATAGGCTAA
- a CDS encoding von Willebrand factor type A (InterPro IPR002035~KEGG: bfs:BF2501 aerotolerance-related membrane protein~PFAM: von Willebrand factor, type A~SMART: von Willebrand factor, type A~SPTR: Putative uncharacterized protein;~IMG reference gene:2504107271~PFAM: von Willebrand factor type A domain): protein MVFAHIEYLLLLLLLIPIIVWYVMRHYKIDASLQVSDTRVYEHAPKSFKVYLIHLPFILRIAALALLIIVLARPQSTDNWKSSEVEGIDIMLAIDVSGSMLAEDLQPNRLEAAKDVAAKFINDRPNDNIGITLFAGESFTQCPLTIDHTALLNLFGNIQTGVIEDGTAIGMGVSNAVARLKDSQAKSKVIILLTDGSNNAGDISPLTSAEIAKTYGIRVYTVGIGTRGTAPYPIQTMTGAIQRIQVEVDIDEPTLKDIARTTGGVYFRATDNTSLQDIYQEIDQLEKTKLNVKEYSKRQEEYKKFALAAFLLVLFEILLRQTVLRRIP from the coding sequence ATGGTTTTTGCCCATATAGAATATTTACTATTATTACTGCTGCTCATACCAATCATCGTATGGTACGTGATGCGTCATTATAAAATAGATGCCTCACTCCAAGTTTCAGATACGAGAGTGTATGAGCATGCTCCAAAAAGTTTTAAAGTTTACCTCATCCATTTACCTTTTATTTTGCGCATTGCTGCTCTTGCTCTCTTAATTATAGTACTTGCTAGACCGCAATCTACTGATAATTGGAAAAGCTCTGAAGTAGAAGGTATTGATATCATGTTAGCGATTGATGTCTCGGGAAGTATGCTTGCAGAAGATCTTCAGCCCAACCGTCTTGAAGCGGCTAAAGATGTAGCTGCCAAGTTTATCAACGATAGACCAAACGATAATATTGGTATTACGCTTTTTGCAGGGGAGAGCTTTACACAATGTCCTCTAACTATTGATCATACTGCTCTTTTAAACCTTTTTGGGAACATCCAAACAGGCGTTATTGAAGATGGAACAGCTATAGGTATGGGGGTTTCAAATGCTGTAGCTCGTTTAAAAGATAGTCAAGCAAAGTCGAAGGTCATCATATTACTAACTGATGGTTCTAACAATGCAGGGGATATTTCTCCTTTAACTTCTGCTGAAATTGCTAAAACGTATGGTATTCGTGTTTATACCGTAGGTATTGGTACTAGAGGAACAGCTCCTTATCCTATCCAAACGATGACTGGAGCTATTCAACGTATTCAAGTAGAAGTAGATATTGATGAACCAACGCTTAAAGATATTGCCCGCACAACGGGTGGAGTTTACTTTAGAGCTACTGATAACACAAGTCTTCAAGATATTTATCAAGAGATTGATCAACTTGAAAAGACCAAATTAAACGTTAAAGAGTACAGTAAGCGTCAAGAGGAATATAAGAAGTTTGCTTTAGCTGCTTTCTTACTCGTATTATTCGAGATACTCTTGAGACAGACGGTATTACGAAGAATACCTTAA
- a CDS encoding protein of unknown function DUF58 (COGs: COG1721 conserved hypothetical protein (some members contain a von Willebrand factor type A (vWA) domain)~InterPro IPR002881~KEGG: bfs:BF2503 hypothetical protein~PFAM: Domain of unknown function DUF58~SPTR: Putative uncharacterized protein;~IMG reference gene:2504107273~PFAM: Protein of unknown function DUF58), protein METSDILKKVRHIEIKTRGLSNNIFAGQYHSAFKGRGMAFSEVREYQYGDDIRDIDWNVTARFSKPYIKVFEEERELTVMLLVDVSGSLEFGTKKQTKKDMLTEIAATLAFSAIHNNDKIGVIFFSDQIEKFIPPKKGRKHILFIIRELLNFNAQSRKTDIKLGIEYLTNVMKRRCTAFILSDFIDQKDYINALTIANRKHDVIAIQLYDKRVAELPNIGLMKVRDAETGHEQWIDTSSAALRNAHHKWWSDNQSKLKSTFTKSNVDSVSVRTDHDYVKALLSLFAKRN, encoded by the coding sequence ATGGAAACAAGTGATATTTTAAAGAAAGTACGTCACATAGAGATAAAAACACGTGGATTGTCCAACAATATTTTTGCTGGACAATATCACTCTGCTTTTAAGGGCAGAGGTATGGCCTTTTCTGAGGTACGTGAATATCAATATGGGGATGATATTAGAGATATCGACTGGAATGTAACTGCTAGATTTTCAAAGCCATATATCAAGGTGTTTGAAGAAGAGCGAGAGCTTACAGTAATGTTACTTGTCGATGTATCTGGCAGCTTGGAGTTTGGAACTAAAAAACAAACCAAGAAAGATATGCTAACAGAGATTGCTGCTACATTAGCATTCTCTGCTATTCATAATAACGACAAAATTGGGGTGATTTTCTTTTCAGATCAAATCGAAAAGTTTATACCGCCTAAGAAAGGACGAAAACATATCCTTTTTATTATCCGTGAGTTACTCAACTTTAATGCTCAAAGTAGAAAAACAGATATCAAACTAGGCATTGAATACTTAACCAACGTGATGAAACGTAGATGTACAGCATTTATCCTATCAGATTTCATTGATCAGAAGGATTATATTAATGCTTTGACGATTGCTAATCGGAAACATGATGTCATTGCAATCCAACTCTACGATAAAAGGGTGGCAGAACTCCCCAATATAGGCTTAATGAAAGTAAGAGATGCAGAAACTGGACATGAACAGTGGATTGACACCTCTTCGGCTGCACTACGCAATGCCCATCATAAATGGTGGAGTGATAATCAGTCTAAACTAAAATCTACTTTTACAAAGAGTAATGTGGATTCAGTTTCTGTACGTACGGATCATGATTACGTTAAAGCTCTATTAAGTCTATTTGCTAAAAGAAATTAA
- a CDS encoding putative membrane exported protein (KEGG: bfs:BF2502 putative membrane exported protein~SPTR: Putative uncharacterized protein;~IMG reference gene:2504107272) gives MNRRIKLFILLFICAAPLFAQNVSVTAKVDSVQLMIGEQTDLVIQVKLDANKKALLPIYNDTIVDGIEVLDMAPIDTVYSDDKAKMTLTQRYKLTSFDAKLYLIPPVEVEVDGEVYKSDPLSLKVETFDLEEADPEQFFGPKDIMEPPFVWGDWVMLFVSLLLIAPAIYLMIYLIRRLADNKPIIRRIKLTPQRPPHDEALELIQEIKSRKSWQTAGPKAYYTELTDVLRTYMFKRFGFNAMEMTSSEIITELGKTENQKDIDELKDLFSTADLVKFAKHNPMINENDANLMNAIDFINDTKVLPDPDAKPEPTEKVIVEKRSLRTKILLGIGVALTLAASIACIVYIVKEGTDLLRSLF, from the coding sequence ATGAATCGAAGAATAAAGCTATTTATACTACTTTTTATTTGTGCCGCACCTCTGTTTGCACAAAATGTAAGTGTTACAGCTAAAGTAGACTCTGTACAGCTTATGATTGGAGAGCAAACGGATCTAGTCATTCAAGTAAAACTAGATGCGAATAAAAAAGCACTCTTACCCATTTACAATGATACTATTGTTGATGGAATAGAGGTTTTAGATATGGCTCCCATTGATACTGTTTATTCAGATGATAAGGCTAAAATGACTCTAACACAGCGCTATAAGCTCACTTCATTTGATGCAAAGCTTTACCTCATTCCTCCTGTTGAAGTAGAGGTTGATGGTGAAGTATATAAATCAGACCCTCTGTCTCTTAAAGTAGAGACTTTTGATTTGGAAGAAGCAGATCCTGAGCAGTTTTTTGGTCCGAAAGATATTATGGAACCACCTTTTGTGTGGGGAGATTGGGTAATGCTATTTGTAAGCTTACTACTCATCGCTCCAGCTATTTATCTGATGATTTACCTAATACGCCGTTTAGCTGACAATAAACCTATTATTAGACGTATTAAGCTAACTCCTCAGCGACCACCTCATGATGAAGCTTTAGAGTTAATTCAGGAGATTAAGAGCCGTAAATCATGGCAAACAGCAGGACCAAAAGCTTATTATACAGAACTTACAGATGTATTGCGTACTTATATGTTCAAGAGATTTGGGTTTAATGCTATGGAAATGACTTCTAGCGAAATTATTACTGAATTAGGAAAAACAGAGAACCAAAAAGATATTGATGAGCTAAAAGATCTTTTTTCTACTGCCGATTTAGTAAAATTTGCTAAGCATAACCCCATGATTAATGAAAATGATGCTAACTTAATGAATGCTATTGATTTCATTAATGACACAAAAGTCTTGCCCGATCCAGATGCTAAGCCCGAACCTACCGAAAAAGTAATTGTTGAAAAGCGTTCATTGAGAACTAAAATATTACTAGGCATAGGTGTAGCACTAACATTGGCAGCATCAATTGCTTGTATAGTTTACATAGTAAAAGAGGGTACCGATTTATTGAGGAGCCTTTTTTAA
- a CDS encoding Dihydrodipicolinate synthase (COGs: COG0329 Dihydrodipicolinate synthase/N-acetylneuraminate lyase~HAMAP: Dihydrodipicolinate synthase~InterPro IPR005263:IPR002220~KEGG: bth:BT_0895 dihydrodipicolinate synthase~PFAM: Dihydrodipicolinate synthetase~PRIAM: Dihydrodipicolinate synthase~SPTR: Dihydrodipicolinate synthase;~TIGRFAM: Dihydrodipicolinate synthase subfamily~manually curated~IMG reference gene:2504107275~PFAM: Dihydrodipicolinate synthetase family~TIGRFAM: dihydrodipicolinate synthase), which translates to MIQTKLRGMGVALITPFNEDESIDFPALARMVDFILQNNADFLCVLGTTAETPTLTDEEKEQVKKFVIERANGRVPILLGVGGNNTRAVVESLKNDDFTGVDAILSVVPYYNKPSQEGIYQHYKAIAESTNLPIVLYNVPGRTGVNMTAATTLRIARDFKNVVAVKEASGDITQMDEIIKNKPENFNVISGDDGITFPLITLGAVGVISVIGNAFPREFSRMTRLALQGDYEHALTIHHKFTELFKLLFVDGNPAGVKSILSVMGMIKNKLRLPLIPTRITTFEAIRKVLNELNIKY; encoded by the coding sequence ATGATACAGACAAAATTGAGAGGAATGGGTGTAGCCTTAATTACCCCATTTAATGAGGATGAAAGCATAGACTTCCCTGCGTTAGCAAGGATGGTTGATTTTATCCTCCAAAACAACGCAGACTTCTTATGCGTGCTGGGAACAACAGCTGAAACACCAACATTAACTGATGAGGAGAAGGAACAAGTCAAAAAGTTTGTGATAGAAAGAGCAAACGGACGTGTACCTATTCTGTTGGGCGTTGGAGGTAATAATACTCGTGCAGTTGTTGAGTCTCTTAAAAATGATGATTTTACGGGTGTCGATGCAATCTTGTCTGTAGTACCTTATTACAACAAACCTTCCCAAGAAGGAATTTATCAACATTACAAAGCAATAGCAGAATCAACAAATCTACCTATTGTTCTTTATAATGTGCCTGGAAGAACAGGGGTAAATATGACTGCTGCGACAACTTTGCGCATAGCACGCGATTTCAAGAATGTAGTTGCTGTTAAAGAGGCATCTGGCGATATTACCCAGATGGATGAAATAATTAAAAACAAACCAGAGAACTTTAATGTAATATCGGGAGATGATGGTATAACCTTCCCATTGATTACTTTGGGAGCTGTAGGTGTAATATCAGTTATTGGAAATGCTTTTCCTCGTGAATTTAGCAGAATGACTAGATTAGCCCTACAAGGAGATTATGAACATGCCCTAACCATACATCATAAGTTTACTGAGCTTTTTAAACTGTTATTTGTAGATGGTAATCCTGCTGGTGTAAAATCTATTCTCAGTGTAATGGGAATGATTAAGAATAAGCTTAGGTTACCTCTTATCCCAACTCGTATTACAACCTTTGAAGCGATTCGAAAAGTACTTAATGAGTTAAATATTAAGTATTAA